A DNA window from Bdellovibrio sp. BCCA contains the following coding sequences:
- a CDS encoding type 1 glutamine amidotransferase domain-containing protein: protein MRHKKILFVLTSASQLGNTGHKTGAYLSEITHAYDEFARWNFDVDVISPLGGEVPLDGVKMDDPINATWMNDEEFLSKIENTMKPWQVTGKDYGVIYFAGGHGAMFDFPENLQLQKLTTEIFENNGVVSAVCHGAAGLVNVRLSSGAYLVKGHEVASFTNEEEETVGMEKAVPFLLQSKLEERGAHHTSSPRFSPHVVKSGRLVTGQNPASTTNLARAVMEVLDFIDEGRSVPEQNWCEWRAPL, encoded by the coding sequence CGCCATAAGAAGATACTTTTTGTTTTAACGAGTGCCAGCCAGCTCGGAAATACTGGTCATAAAACAGGAGCCTATCTTTCAGAAATTACTCATGCCTACGATGAGTTCGCGCGATGGAATTTTGACGTCGACGTGATCAGTCCCCTAGGAGGAGAAGTTCCTTTGGACGGCGTGAAAATGGATGATCCAATTAATGCCACGTGGATGAACGATGAAGAGTTTCTGAGTAAAATCGAAAACACGATGAAGCCCTGGCAAGTGACTGGCAAAGATTATGGCGTGATCTATTTCGCGGGTGGGCATGGCGCTATGTTTGATTTTCCGGAAAATCTCCAATTGCAAAAACTCACCACGGAAATTTTTGAAAATAACGGTGTCGTCAGTGCCGTCTGTCATGGCGCTGCGGGTTTGGTAAATGTGCGCTTATCGTCGGGAGCCTATCTTGTCAAAGGCCACGAAGTGGCAAGCTTTACGAATGAGGAAGAAGAAACTGTGGGCATGGAAAAAGCAGTGCCGTTCTTATTGCAAAGCAAATTGGAAGAGCGGGGCGCGCATCATACGTCGTCACCGCGTTTTTCTCCTCACGTTGTTAAAAGTGGCCGTTTGGTGACTGGTCAAAATCCCGCCTCGACAACGAATCTTGCAAGGGCCGTGATGGAAGTTTTGGATTTTATCGATGAAGGCAGAAGCGTGCCTGAACAAAACTGGTGTGAATGGAGGGCTCCACTGTGA